TACTTCAGGTGTTCGTGCAGGAAGTCGTGGTATTCCTTGTTGTTGAATACCAGTTCGTCGTGGGTGCCTTGGTGCGCGTGGCCCAGGTCGTCGATGAATAGCACACGGTCAACGTAATGCAAGGTGGAAAGCCGGTGCGAGATCACGATGGCGGAGATGCCGGGATAGTGTCGGTCGATATCCTGCCAGAGTTTTTCCTCGTTCTCGGCGTCTAGCGAAGCCGTGATATCATCTAAAATAAGCAGTTGTGGCCTTTTGATGAGCGCGCGGGCGATGGTGATGCGCTGTTTCTGTCCTCCGGAAACGCCCAGTCCGCGGCTTCCCACGCGGGTTTCATCCCGCTCCGGGAATTCCGCGATCTCCTCTTCCAATTGTGCCGCTTTCACGGCGGTGCGGTATTCCTCTTCGGAAGCGCCGTCCACAGCAAAGAGCACGTTTTCCTTCACGGTTCCGGTAAAGAGCAGCGGATCCTGAGGCACGTAGGCGATCAGGTTTCGCAGAGCCGTGAGGTCGATGTCTTCGATGGGGACGCCGTTCACGGTGATGGTTCCGGAATCGGGACGCAGCAGGCCCAGCAGCAGATTGGCCACGGTGGTCTTGCCGGCGCCTGTGGAGCCCAGGATCAGCAGGCGTTCGCCGTCTTTCAGGTCAAAGCTGCAGTCCTTGATGGCGGGCTCGTTTTTTCCCGGATAGGTGCAGGTGACCTTGTCGAAGCGCAGTTCCTTGATCTCATCAGGCTTAGCGGTGCCCGTCCAGTCTGAGTTGAAGCTGGGAAAGTCCTTCATTTCCTCCAGGCGGTCGATGTTCACGAAGGCCTGTTTACCCGATACGAAGAGCTGCGGCAAATCGAGCAGCGGATAGATCATCATGCTCAGGTAGGTGTAGAACATGTAGAAGGCGCCAACGCTGATCCTGCCTTTCACGGCCATGTAGCCGCCGAAGATGATGACGCCGATCTGGGCAAAGTAGTCGATGTATTCATAGATGAGGTGCAGCACAGCATTGAGCTTCACCACGCCCATCTCGGTTTTGAAGCGCCGGGCGAGGGCGAGGTCGAAGAAGCGGTTGTATTTTTCCTCGCTCACAAAGGCTTTTACGATGCGGATGCCGGAAAAGCTCATCTCCAACTGGCTGTTGATCTCGCTGATGGCCTGCTGGTTCAGCTCGAAATTGCGGTAGAGCTTGTCCGAGGTGAAATAGAAGACCACCATCATCAGCGGCAGCGGCGCTATCGAAAGCAGGGTTAGCTTGGGGCTGATGCTGAACATCACCGCCAGAGTGAACATGATGAGAGAAAAGGAATTAACCGCCCGGAAGATGCCGGAACACATGAACCAGCTTATCTTGGAGTAATCGGTAAGGTCGTCAGTAAGCCGCGTAACCACGTCCCCGGTGCGGAATTTCTGGAAGAAGCGGAAGTCCTTGCCGAGGATGAACTTGAAATAGAACATGCGCAGCATGTTTTCGAAGCGGATGTTCACCCAGCCGCGGACAGCGGGGTAAAAGCCGGTCACAAGCTGCGCCGCGCCCAACCCCAGCATGATCCAGATGATGCGGTTCACCTCCGCCATGGGCTCCGGATATTTGTCCGGCGAGGCCAGGATGCCCTTCAGCAGGTCGATCAGCCTGCCAAACACGATCGGATGGGCAATGGCAACCGCGGAGCTGCCCAGCGTGAAAAGCAGCATGATGAGCAGAAACCACTTCTGCGTCATCCA
This genomic stretch from Candidatus Cloacimonadota bacterium harbors:
- a CDS encoding ABC transporter ATP-binding protein; its protein translation is MNKHVRWIVNKWMTQKWFLLIMLLFTLGSSAVAIAHPIVFGRLIDLLKGILASPDKYPEPMAEVNRIIWIMLGLGAAQLVTGFYPAVRGWVNIRFENMLRMFYFKFILGKDFRFFQKFRTGDVVTRLTDDLTDYSKISWFMCSGIFRAVNSFSLIMFTLAVMFSISPKLTLLSIAPLPLMMVVFYFTSDKLYRNFELNQQAISEINSQLEMSFSGIRIVKAFVSEEKYNRFFDLALARRFKTEMGVVKLNAVLHLIYEYIDYFAQIGVIIFGGYMAVKGRISVGAFYMFYTYLSMMIYPLLDLPQLFVSGKQAFVNIDRLEEMKDFPSFNSDWTGTAKPDEIKELRFDKVTCTYPGKNEPAIKDCSFDLKDGERLLILGSTGAGKTTVANLLLGLLRPDSGTITVNGVPIEDIDLTALRNLIAYVPQDPLLFTGTVKENVLFAVDGASEEEYRTAVKAAQLEEEIAEFPERDETRVGSRGLGVSGGQKQRITIARALIKRPQLLILDDITASLDAENEEKLWQDIDRHYPGISAIVISHRLSTLHYVDRVLFIDDLGHAHQGTHDELVFNNKEYHDFLHEHLK